The sequence below is a genomic window from Deinococcus terrestris.
CTCTCGCCCAGCCTCGCGCAGGAGCAGGCCGACGCGGTGGCCCGCCGCGCCGCGCCCTCGCCCCGGCCCCCCACGCCCGGCGGCGTCTACGTCGAGGGCCTGAGCACGACCACCAAGCTCGCCAACTGCTGCAATCCGATCCGGGGGGACCAGATCATGGGCTACCTGACGCGGGGGCGGGGGGTCAGCATCCACCGCATCGACTGCCCCAACATGATCCGGCTGCTCAAGGACGAACCCGAGCGCTGCGTGGCCGCCTCCTGGGATTCGGGCACGCCTGGAGGCACCATCGTGGACCTTGACGTGGTGGCCCCCGACCGGCAAGGCCTGCTGGCCGACGTGCTCGGGGCGATCGCCGCCGAGAAGCGCAGCCCGATGAAGATCGAGGCGGGGGTGGGGGCGGACGGCGTGGCCCACATCCTGCTGCGGCTGGCCGTGACCGGGCAGGCCGATCTGGAGACGGTGCGGGAAGCGGTTCGGCGGGTGCCGGGCATCACCGATGTGGTGAGGCTGGGGAAAAGTGGGGGGCGTGGCCGGGCGAGTGCTTGAGGCCGATGTGGTGAAGCATTTCAATCGGCTGCGACTGGGAAAGATGGCGATTGGAGCAGAATGGACCCCTCTCCTACAGGGAGAGGGGCGTTGCGAAGCAACGGGGTGAGGGGGCGTGTGACCAAGCTCTTCGCAATCAAGCCCCCGCTGACCGCCAATCACGGACGGCTGAGGGCCACCCCTACGCCCGCCGCAGCCAGCGCCCCAGCAGCAGCGGCGCTCCCTCGGCCGCGACCCAGACCAACGCGGCGTAGCGCAGCGCCCGCACGAGTGGCAGGTCGCTCAGACCCCCCAGCAGCGCCGCCAGCCCGAAATACACCGCGAAGACGATCAGCAGGCCCAGCAGGGCGACGATCAGCCGCCCGGCCCAGTCACGCGGCGGCTGGTAGGTCGGCCGCACGAACCAGAACCCCGCCGTGAGGCCCAGGGCGACCGCGTACTCGCGCGGCGTCCCGGCGGGCAGCAGGGCCGTGACCCCCAGGAACAGTGCCGGAATCAGCCAGCGGGCGGCCCCCGGCTGCGCGAAGTGCCCCCGTGCCGCGAGCGCCGCGAACGCCGCGCCCAGCCCCAGGCCGACGATCACGTCACTCGGGTAATGCACGTTCAGCGCCAGCCGCGAAAAGGCGATCAACCCGATCAGGACCAGGGCGACCACCCAGGCGCCGGGTCGGCCCATCTGCGCGGCGATGCCGCCCCAGAGGGTCGCCGCCATCTGGGTGTGCCCGCTGGGTAGGCCGGGGCCGCCCGCCGTGGCCCGCGCCGCCTCGCTCGCTGCCGCGCCGTTGTCAAAGGGGCGGGGCAGATCGAAGCCGAACTTCAGGGCCGTATTGACCAGATACGACAGCGCGAAGGCGACGCCCAGATTCCGCCCGCCCCAGGGATTGACCAGCCAGGTATAGAGCGCGAGGACGACGATAAAGACCTCGTCACGGCCGAGGTTCGTGACAGCCAACCAGAATGCTTCCATGCCCGCCTATTGTGACGCCTGCCGCGTTCCGGGGGGGCGGGGTCCGGGCCGCTACACTGGGGGTATGACGGTCTCCTCCCCCGACGTGCTGCACGCCGCGCCGCACCGCTCCGAGTCCGCGCTGGAGCTGCGCGGGATCACCAAACGCTTTCCCCTCGTGCTCGCCAACGACAACATCTCCATGAACGTGAAGTGGGGCAGCGTCCACGCCCTGTGCGGCGAGAACGGCGCGGGCAAAAGCACGCTGATGAAGATCGTGTACGGCGCCCAGCCCCCCACCTCCGGCGAGATCGTCGTGGACGGCGAGGTCGTGAACTTCACCGATCCCTCGCAGGCCATCGCGCGGGGCATCGGCATGGTGTTTCAGCACTTCATGCTGGTGGACACCCTGACCGTCACCGAGAACGTGATTCTGGGTGCCGAGCCGACCTCGGGCGGGGCCATCGACTATGCCTCGGCGCGGCGGCGGGTCGCGGAGCTGATCGCGCAGTTCGGCTTCGCGCTCAACCCCGACGCGCTCGTGGGGGACCTCCCGGTGGGCCTTCAGCAGAAGGTCGAGATTCTCAAGACCCTGTACCGGGGCGCCCGCATCCTGATTCTCGACGAGCCGACTGCCGTGCTGACTCCCAGCGAGACGGACGAGCTGTTCGACTTCCTGAAACACCAGTACGCGGCGAGCGGCAACGCCGTCATCTTCATCAGCCACAAGCTGCACGAGGTGCTGCACATCTCGGACACCATCTCGGTCATCCGCGACGGCAAGATGATCGGCACGATTCCCGCCCAGGGGGCCACCACTGAGACGCTCGCGCAGATGATGGTGGGCCGTGAGGTCAGCCTGCGCGTGCAAAAGGCCCCCGCCCAGCCCGGCGAGGTCGCGCTCGACGTGCGCGGCGTGAGCGTGGCGGGCGAGCACGGCTTCGCCGTGAAGAACGTGTCCTTTCAGGTTCGCGCGGGCGAGATCGTCGGGATAGCGGGCGTGGAGGGCAACGGCCAGAGCGAACTCGTGGAGGCGATCACCGGCCTGACCCCGGTCGCGGGCGGCGAGATCACCTACCTGGGCCGCCGGGCACACGGGGTGCGCGAGGTCGAGGCGTCCGGCCTCTCACACATCCCCGAGGACCGCAACGAGCGTGGGCTGGTGCTGGACATGACCACCGCCGAGAACTACATCCTGGGCGAGCACGACCGCGCCCCCTTCGCCGGGCCGATGGGTTTCCTGCGGCTGGACGTGATCGAGGAGAACGCCAGGCGCCTCAGCGAGCAGTACGACGTGCGCCCCCGCAGCCCCAGCCTGCGGGCCGGGCAGTATTCCGGCGGCAACGCCCAGAAGCTGATCGTGGCCCGCGAGATGCGCAAGGGGCCGAAGATTCTGGTCGCCTCGCAACCCACGCGCGGGGTGGACATCGGCGCCATCGAGTTCATCCACGCCCGCATCGTGGAGGCACGGGACCAGGGCCTCGCCGTGCTGCTGATCAGCGCTGACTTGGGCGAGGTCATGAACCTCTCCGACCGCATCTTGGTGATGTACGAGGGCGAGGTCGTGGGCGAGGTCCCCGCCAGCGAGGCCACCGAAACGGGCCTGGGCCTGCTGATGACCGGCAGCGGCGGCACGAGCGGCCGCAGCGGCGAGATCAGCGAGACGTTGCAAACGGGCGAACGCTAAGCGCGGAGGGGAAACAGAAAAAGGGCCGTCTCCGGAGTGGGGGTGGCCCTTCAAGTTCTCCTTACAGGCAGTCTACTACAGGGAAAACATAGTTGGACATCTGCACGCTGCCCAATACGCCTTGCGCATTCGTCGCTTGTACTCCCAGACGGGTATATCCCTTAATGGTCACATTGTTGACTGGAGTGACAATGATGGATTGGGGTTGGACACCGTTCAGGCTTTGTGGTGCAGTGAATCGGTTGATGGTGAATGGCAGAGTCGCACTTCCACCCGTGTTGGGGTTAACTTGATAGGTAGCAAGATTGCGGCCCTCGCCGTAATACTCGCCATAGGCCAGCAGATTCAAAGCACTCGTCCCAGCCAGCCAGTTAACATTCAGTTCCACATCAGTGTCCCGATTATCACAAATGACATAAGTACCTTTCGGAAGGGTACGTCCAGTCTCTGTGTCTCTCACGTCTGTTGCTAGTTGAAACTCGCTGCGAATTCCCCGATTGTTGTCAACTGCAGCCCCCCCACAACTCGCCAGCACCACGCTCATGCCGACCGCTCCCAACAGCATCTTTTTCATGCCTCTCACTCTCGCCTCCCAAACTGACTCGGGGGTGACTTTCTCTTGAGGGAACGTGAGGGCAGCACAAATCTTGGCGGGCGGGGTGACAGACGCCCCTGCTGAGGCCGTCAGGATGAAGCCATGAGCGATCTCATCCGTCCGCTGACCACCGCCCTCGCTGCCGCTGCCCTGCTGGCTGGGGGCGCGGTGGCCCAGACCGAACCGGCCCAGGCGGCCCCGGCACAGCCCGCTCAGGTCACGGCCGCCTCGGCCCCCACGCTGAGCCTGAGCCCAGCGGTGTCCGGCGAGCGCCGCTTCCTGACGCTGCCGGGCTTCGGGCGCGTGGCGTACTACGCCGACCCACGTGGCACTGGGCGCCCCCTGATCCTGACCCACTCGGTCAATGCGGCGGCGAGCGCCTATGAGATGAAGCCGCTGTGGGACGCCTACGCAGGCACCCGCCCCCTCTACGCGCTGGAGTGGCCCGGCTTCGGGAGCAGCGACCGCCCCGACATCGCCTACACCCCCGAGCTGATGGCCTCGGCGCTGACCGCACTGGTGGCGGAACTCGGGCAGGAGGTGGACGTGGTGGGCCTGAGCCTGGGCAGCGAGTTCGCGGCGCGGGCGGCCCTCGCAGAGCCGCGCATCCGGACCCTGGCCCTGATCAGCCCCAGCGGGTTGGGCGAACCTCGCAACGGCACCCAGGAGGCCAGCGAGCGCGACGGCGGCACCCGCCTCTACCGCACCCTGGACGCGGTGGGC
It includes:
- a CDS encoding alpha/beta fold hydrolase; this encodes MSDLIRPLTTALAAAALLAGGAVAQTEPAQAAPAQPAQVTAASAPTLSLSPAVSGERRFLTLPGFGRVAYYADPRGTGRPLILTHSVNAAASAYEMKPLWDAYAGTRPLYALEWPGFGSSDRPDIAYTPELMASALTALVAELGQEVDVVGLSLGSEFAARAALAEPRIRTLALISPSGLGEPRNGTQEASERDGGTRLYRTLDAVGTPLYALLRTRPSIEYFLSRSFRGPVNEGLVAYSLETTRQPGAKNAPLYFISGVLFTPDAYRDLYSKLGVPVTVLYDQDGFVSFERLPLFDAQPNVTAVRIEGTDGLPHFEKLPEVRAALDAFWAVTR
- a CDS encoding phosphatase PAP2 family protein; this encodes MEAFWLAVTNLGRDEVFIVVLALYTWLVNPWGGRNLGVAFALSYLVNTALKFGFDLPRPFDNGAAASEAARATAGGPGLPSGHTQMAATLWGGIAAQMGRPGAWVVALVLIGLIAFSRLALNVHYPSDVIVGLGLGAAFAALAARGHFAQPGAARWLIPALFLGVTALLPAGTPREYAVALGLTAGFWFVRPTYQPPRDWAGRLIVALLGLLIVFAVYFGLAALLGGLSDLPLVRALRYAALVWVAAEGAPLLLGRWLRRA
- a CDS encoding ABC transporter ATP-binding protein, translated to MTVSSPDVLHAAPHRSESALELRGITKRFPLVLANDNISMNVKWGSVHALCGENGAGKSTLMKIVYGAQPPTSGEIVVDGEVVNFTDPSQAIARGIGMVFQHFMLVDTLTVTENVILGAEPTSGGAIDYASARRRVAELIAQFGFALNPDALVGDLPVGLQQKVEILKTLYRGARILILDEPTAVLTPSETDELFDFLKHQYAASGNAVIFISHKLHEVLHISDTISVIRDGKMIGTIPAQGATTETLAQMMVGREVSLRVQKAPAQPGEVALDVRGVSVAGEHGFAVKNVSFQVRAGEIVGIAGVEGNGQSELVEAITGLTPVAGGEITYLGRRAHGVREVEASGLSHIPEDRNERGLVLDMTTAENYILGEHDRAPFAGPMGFLRLDVIEENARRLSEQYDVRPRSPSLRAGQYSGGNAQKLIVAREMRKGPKILVASQPTRGVDIGAIEFIHARIVEARDQGLAVLLISADLGEVMNLSDRILVMYEGEVVGEVPASEATETGLGLLMTGSGGTSGRSGEISETLQTGER